One window of Trichoderma breve strain T069 chromosome 3, whole genome shotgun sequence genomic DNA carries:
- a CDS encoding phospholipase/Carboxylesterase domain-containing protein: MLSFSLSRIVVSGVSLAALIAIALAILPSFLGLDSFSFSELKLKPEPQNTQTQTQTETATNILDDTMASLRRAAPLVFPALGRHTATVIFIHGLGDSGSGWADAVQLWQRKHRLDEVKFVLPNARIMPITMNQGYPMPAWFDVKTLGGASGRTLDAKARDEDEAGILESRAYLYSLIQQEVSEGISSERIVLGGFSQGGAMSIFSGLTAPFKLGGIVGLSSWMLLHHKFKEFIPESNPNKETPIFMGHGDSDQLVLYEWGLATEQKLKEFGFDVKLETYEGMQHSACIQEFDDVESFLVSRLASDKA, encoded by the exons AtgctcagcttcagcctcagccgCATCGTCGTTTCGGGCGTCAGTCTTGCAGCTTTGATAGCGATTGCATTGGCCATTTTACCGTCGTTTCTGGGTCTGGActctttttcgttttcgGAGCTGAAGCTAAAGCCAGAGCCGCAAAACACACAGACGCAGACTCAAACAGAGACGGCGACCAACATCCTCGACGACACAATGGCTTCACTGCGTCGGGCTGCTCCGCTGGTGTTTCCCGCCCTGGGTCGGCATACGGCCACTGTGATCTTCATCCACGGACTGGGTGACAGTGGCAGTGGCTGGGCTGATGCCGTGCAGTTGTGGCAGAGGAAGCACCGGCTGGACGAGGTCAAGTTTGTCCTGCCAAATGCCCGCATCATGCCCATCACAATG AATCAAGGCTACCCTATGCCTGCTTGGTTTGATGTC AAAACTCTCGGTGGCGCATCCGGCAGAACCTTGGATGCCAAAGCTcgcgatgaggatgaggctggTATTCTCGAGTCTCGCGCCTACCTGTATTCTCTCATCCAGCAAGAGGTTTCAGAGGGCATCTCATCTGAACGCATTGTGCTCGGTGGCTTTTCCCAAGGCGGTGCCATGAGCATCTTCTCTGGCTTGACGGCTCCCTTTAAGCTTGGTGGCATTGTTGGCTTGTCTTCTTggatgcttcttcatcacaaaTTCAAGGAGTTCATCCCAGAGTCAAACCCGAACAAGGAAACCCCAATCTTCATGGGACATGGAGACAGTGACCAGCTGGTTCTTTATGAGTGGGGGTTGGCCACTGAGCAAAAGCTCAAGGAATTTGGCTTTGACGTGAAGCTGGAAACATATGA GGGTATGCAGCACTCTGCCTGCATACAAGAGTTTGATGACGTCGAGTCGTTTCTCGTATCCAGACTCGCCTCAGACAAGGCTTAA
- a CDS encoding acetyltransferase (GNAT) domain-containing protein codes for MEHITIIPFSPSQHTHLIPAIIQMHIDCIQSDGALLRFHPPFTPEKVQKMETFWNERLSQISTGRRITLIALVSPDGKDQGDVAGIIELGMPEADTGPFRGDVEMLMVSPNYRRRGIANKLLNELEEIAKEKKRTLLQLGTDVGSTAEKYVYPRLGYVLIGTVPNYGISPRDGSLKDGAFFYKQLAPIC; via the exons ATGGAACACATCACAATCATTCCATTCTCACCCTCTCAACACACTCATCTAATCCCCGCCATCATCCAAATGCACATTGATTGCATCCAATCCGACGGCGCTCTCCTACGCTTCCACCCACCCTTTACTCCCGAAAAAGTTCAAAAGATGGAAACTTTCTGGAATGAACGCCTCTCTCAAATATCTACCGGCCGTCGCATCACCCTGATTGCTCTGGTATCACCAGACGGCAAAGACCAGGGTGATGTAGCCGGCATCATAGAGCTAGGCATGCCGGAAGCAGACACAGGTCCTTTCCGAGGCGACGTCGAGATGCTCATGGTGTCGCCAAATTATCGACGCAGAGGCATAGCTAATAAACTACTCAATGAACTGGAAGAAAtcgcaaaagaaaagaaaaggacacTGCTG CAACTAGGGACAGACGTTGGCTCCACGGCGGAAAAATATGTATATCCTCGCCTAGGATATGTTCTT ATAGGAACTGTCCCCAACTATGGCATCTCGCCTCGGGACGGCTCGCTGAAAGACGGTGCTTTCTTTTACAAGCAGCTGGCTCCAATTTGCTAG
- a CDS encoding magnesium transporter NIPA domain-containing protein, which yields MIEDKYIGLALAMSSALAIGTSFVITKKGLLQAEERHGFEGDGFVYLRSPLWWAGIATLGVGEICNFAAYAFAPAILVTPLGALSVLIGAVLGSYFLDEELGTLGKLGSAICLIGAVVIVLHAPPDEDIQTIDQILHYAIQPGFLLYAFAVVAFAVFMIYRIAPVYGKRNALIYLSICSTVGSISVMSVKAFGIALKLTFAGHNQFTHPSTYVFMILTAVCILTQMNYFNKALASFPTNIVNPLYYVTFTTATLCASFILFSGFNTTDPVNTLSLLCGFLITFTGVYLLNLSRGDPHGQRLVASRGDFDAAGTDMISGFQTRRSMQSRRSENTSRHSLSSFHGDRQGLIRAYDEEEAAGFGLTDLADSDDEGRRPNGANGSNGSANGSANGKKQYTSNDIELESRKHSDR from the exons ATGATTGAAGACAA ATATATCGGCCTGGCGTTGGCCATGTCATCAGCCTTAGCCATTG GCACCAGTTTCGTCATCACCAAAAAG GGATTATTACAAGCCGAAGAACGACACGGATTCGAAGGCGACGGATTTGTATATCTGAGAAGCCCCTTGTGGTGGGCTGGTATCGCAACCC TTGGTGTCGGAGAAATCTGCAACTTTGCCGCCTACGCATTCGCCCCGGCCATCCTCGTCACTCCTCTCGGTGCTCTCAGTGTCCTGATTGGCGCCGTCTTGGGATCATACTttttggatgaagagctcgGCACGTTGGGCAAGCTGGGCAGTGCCATCTGCCTCATCGGTGCCGTCGTCATTGTTCTGCACGCCCCCCCGGACGAGGACATTCAGACGATCGATCAGATTCTGCACTATGCCATCCAGCCAGGCTTCCTCTTGTACGCCTTTGCCGTCGTGGCTTTTGCAGTCTTTATGATTTACCGAATCGCACCCGTCTACGGCAAACGCAACGCCCTCATCTATCTTTCCATTTGCTCCACCGTTGgctccatctccgtcatgTCCGTCAAGGCCTTTGGAATCGCTCTCAAGCTCACCTTTGCGGGCCACAACCAATTTACGCATCCTTCGACCTACGTCTTCATGATTCTCACGGCAGTCTGCATTCTGACCCAGATGAACTACTTCAACaaggcattggcatcattcCCGACCAACAT TGTGAACCCGCTCTACTACGTCACATTCACCACCGCGACTCTCTGCGCTtccttcatcctcttcagcggcttcaACACCACCGATCCCGTCAACACGCTCTCGTTGCTCTGCGGCTTCCTCATTACCTTTACCGGCGTATACCTGCTGAACCTTTCTCGAGGAGACCCTCACGGCCAGAGGCTGGTTGCGTCACGCGGTGACTTTGACGCTGCTGGAACAGATATGATCTCTGGCTTCCAGACTCGCCGCAGCATGCAGTCCCGAAGGAGCGAAAACACCTCGAGGCACAGTCTCAGCAGCTTTCACGGCGACAGGCAGGGCCTGATCCGGGCCtatgacgaggaagaggctgcGGGATTCGGCCTCACCGACCTCGCCGATAGCGATGACGAGGGCCGTCGTCCTAACGGTGCAAACGGCTCCAATGGCTCAGCCAACGGCTCGGCGAACGGCAAGAAGCAGTATACCAGCAACGACATTGAGCTCGAGTCCCGAAAGCACTCCGACAGGTAG
- a CDS encoding KH domain-containing protein translates to MSHPGAQISKRRKFVADGVFYAELNEFFQRELAEEGYSGVEVRVTPTVTDIIVRATHTQEVLGEQGRRIRELTSLIQKRFKFPENSVSLYAAKVQNRGLSAVAQCESLRYKLLNGLAVRRACYGVLRFIMESGAKGCEVVVSGKLRAARAKSMKFTDGFMIHSGQPAKDFIDSATRHVLLRQGVLGIKVKIMRGSDPEGKAGPQKSLPDAVTIIEPKEEQAVLQPVSQDYGAKAAQAAQGSQDVRVAEQEGAVEEAQPAAEEQ, encoded by the exons ATGTCCCACCCTGGTGCTCAGAT CTCCAAGCGGAGAAAGTTCGTCGCCGACGGTGTCTTCTACGCCGAGCTGAACGAGTTCTTCCAGCGCGAGCTCGCTGAGGAGGGCTACTCCGGCGTCGAGGTCCGCGTCACTCCCACCGTCACCGACATCATCGTCCGCGCCACCCACACCCAGGAGGTCCTCGGCGAGCAGGGCCGCCGCATCCGCGAGCTCACCTCCCTGATCCAGAAGCGCTTCAAGTTCCCCGAGAACTCCGTCTCCCTCTACGCCGCCAAGGTCCAGAACCGCGGTCTCTCTGCCGTCGCCCAGTGCGAGTCTCTCCGCTACAAGCTGCTCAACGGTCTTGCCGTTCGTCGTGCCTGCTATGGTGTCCTGCGCTTCATCATGGAGTCCGGCGCCAAGGGTTGCGAGGTTGTCGTCTCTGGAAAGCTCCGTGCTGCCCGTGCCAAGTCCATGAAGTTCACCGACGGCTTCATGATCCACTCTGGCCAGCCCGCAAAGGACTTCATCGACAGCGCCACCCGCCACGTCCTGCTCCGACAGGGTGTCCTGGGTATCAAGGTCAAGATCATGCGCGGCTCCGACCCCGAGGGCAAGGCCGGCCCCCAGAAGTCTCTCCCTGACGCCGTCACCATCATCGAGcccaaggaggagcaggCTGTTCTCCAGCCCGTCAGCCAGGACTACGGCGCCAAGGCCGCCCAGGCCGCCCAGGGCAGCCAGGACGTGCGAGTCGCCGAGCAGGAGGGTGCTGTTGAGGAGGCCCAGCCCGCCGCTGAGGAGCAGTAG
- a CDS encoding adaptor complexes medium subunit family domain-containing protein encodes MVVLAASICTRGGKAVLSRQFREMPRSRIEALLASFPKLADSGTQHTIVEQDNVRFVYQPLDELYMVLITNRQSNILQDIDSLHLFAQVVSSTCKTLDEREIVRNAYELLSAFDELVTLGYRENLTISQIRTFLEMESHEERIQEIIARNKELEATEERKRKAKQLEMQRKESARSGRPAAPRTPVYPTYTPPSQPAASAYDSYEAEKNKTFNKPSTLKAKGMQLGKKSKTTDIFEKVRGDLGAGADDAPLITPTPAAAAEPESRISTTLDRDAIHVTIAETISAKLSREGAVNSIAINGDLTLRVSDPSLTKIKLGLHAIPSHGAQFRPHPNVDRNLFNSSKVLQMSNAARGFPVNQGVGLLRWRASPKADDASACPITFTVWINKDSDKYNITVEYELTGGDALRDVGVVIPYQGSEPVVSSFDASYEVSGDTLEWNIGSVDDENPSGSFEFEAESNDENDFFPMTIRFNKTTPFVDVDVTSVSLIEENEEVTFSKDVKSAADNYLVE; translated from the exons ATG GTTGTTCTCGCGGCCTCCATCTGCACCCGAGGCGGGAAAGCTGTCCTCTCGAGACAGTTTCGAGAGATGCCCAGATCCCGCATTGAGGCTCTCCTTGCGTCGTTCCCCAAGCTGGCAGACAGCGGCACCCAGCACACAATCGTCGAGCAGGACAACGTTCGATTCGTCTACCAACCTCTCGACGAGCTCTACATGgtgctcatcaccaaccgACAGTCCAACATTCTGCAAGACATCGACTCCCTGCACCTGTTCGCCCAGGTCGTCTCCAGCACCTGCAAGACGCtagacgagagagagattgTCCGAAATGCCTACGAGCTTCTCAGCGCATTCGACGAACTGGTCACATTGGGCTACCGAGAGAACCTGACCATCAGCCAGATCAGGACCTTTTTGGAAATGGAGAGTCATGAGGAGCGCATCCAGGAAATCATTGCACGG AACAAAGAGCTTGAGGCTACCGAGGAGCGGAAACGCAAggcgaagcagctggagatgcAGCGCAAGGAGTCCGCCAGAAGTGGCCGCCCTGCCGCCCCGCGAACACCCGTCTATCCTACCTATACCCCTCCCTCCCAGCCTGCTGCCAGCGCATACGACTCATACGAAGctgagaagaacaagacattCAACAA GCCATCTACCCTCAAGGCAAAGGGAATGCAGCTGGGCAAGAAGTCAAAGACGACCGACATTTTCGAAAAGGTTCGAGGAGACCTTGGTGCTGGAGCTGACGACGCTCCTCTCATCACGCCAACacctgctgccgccgccgagccCGAATCGCGAATCTCAACTACGCTGGACCGTGATGCCATCCATGTCACAATTGCCGAGACGATAAGCGCCAAGCTCTCAAGAGAAGGCGCAGTCAACTCTATTGCAATCAACGGAGATTTGACATTGCGAGTTTCAGATCCCAGCCTAACAAAGATTAAGCTCGGCCTGCACGCTATTCCTTCCCACGGTGCCCAGTTCCGCCCTCATCCCAACGTGGACCGCAACctcttcaacagctccaagGTTCTGCAAATGAGCAATGCGGCTCGAGGATTCCCAGTCAACCAAGGCGTAGGACTCCTACGATGGAGAGCCTCACCAAAGGCTGACGACGCAAGCGCTTGTCCTATTACGTTCACTGTCTGGATTAACAAGGACTCCGACAAGTACAACATCACGGTCGAGTACGAGCTGACTGGCGGCGATGCCCTGCGAGATGTCGGTGTCGTTATTCCTTACCAAGGAAGCGAGCCTGTTGTCTCTAGCTTCGACGCCTCTTACGAGGTATCGGGAGACACACTGGAGTGGAACATTGGTTCAGTCGATGATGAGAACCCCAGTGGATCGTTTGAGTTTGAAGCGGAATCCAATGATGAAAACGACTTCTTCCCCATGACTATTCGTTTCAACAAGACAACACCATTTGTGGATGTTGAT GTCACTTCCGTTTCGCtgattgaagaaaacgaggaGGTTACTTTCTCAAAGGATGTCAAGTCCGCAGCGGACAACTATTTGGTCGAGTAG
- a CDS encoding FAD binding domain-containing protein, whose product MASPSTGVAIIGAGLSGLTLALALHRKNIPCILYESREASLDIGGAIMLSPNALKILDALGVYANIAPLGYHFEELFFHSDDDKPVDNFEFGSQAKHAYKALRIYRYELINVLVSMVSDAGIPVQYNKKFSHVTSESSSSVTWAFADGSSATAKLLVGADGIHSRVRKHLYPDLVPKFTNMIGVTAAVPRAQLQAGPNYPLPVTIMSPKHGAFVIAPQRADGSEVLIGKQRRLQQEYDRAGWDELMENKSWCVDFLREGSADFPPIVANAVTDIPLKGINLWPFYLVPKLDTWAQGRVVILGDAAHAIPPTAGQGVNQAFEDVYTFAGVIARVQQMKESEDDKQDALRIAKALKNWQLGRQARVDRVLDLNDKLNQRRLPDAVKAGNFEPFHLDWLYGVDFEQLIAEWAN is encoded by the coding sequence atggcctctccatcaaccggcgttgccatcatcggcgcaGGCCTCTCCGGCCTCACCTTAGCCCTCGCCCTCCACCGCAAAAACATCCCCTGCATTCTCTACGAATCCCGCGAAGCTTCCCTCGACATCGGCGGCGCCATCATGCTCTCCCCCAACGCCCTCAAGATCCTCGACGCCCTAGGCGTCTACGCCAACATTGCCCCCCTGGGCTACCACTTTgaagagctcttcttccactccGATGACGACAAGCCCGTCGACAACTTCGAGTTCGGCTCCCAGGCCAAACACGCATACAAGGCCCTCCGCATCTACCGCTACGAGCTCATCAACGTCCTCGTCTCCATGGTCAGCGACGCCGGCATCCCCGTCCAGTACAACAAGAAGTTCTCCCATGTCACCTCCGagtcttcctcctctgtaACCTGGGCCTTTGCCGATGGATCCTCCGCCACCGCAaagctcctcgtcggcgccgACGGCATCCACTCTCGCGTCCGCAAGCACCTGTACCCAGACCTCGTCCCCAAGTTCACCAACATGATTGGCGTCACGGCCGCCGTGCCCCGCGCGCAGCTCCAGGCCGGACCCAACTACCCCCTGCCGGTCACCATCATGAGCCCCAAGCACGGCGCCTTTGTCATTGCCCCGCAGCGCGCCGACGGCTCGGAGGTCCTCATCGGGAAGCAACGTCGTCTCCAGCAAGAGTACGACCGCGCTGGCTGGGACGAACTGATGGAAAACAAGTCCTGGTGCGTCGATTTCCTGCGCGAAGGAAGCGCCGACTTCCCCCCTATTGTGGCCAATGCCGTGACCGACATCCCGCTCAAGGGCATCAACCTGTGGCCGTTCTATCTCGTCCCCAAACTGGACACTTGGGCCCAGGGCCgcgtcgtcatcctcggcgACGCAGCTCACGCAATCCCTCCCACCGCCGGCCAAGGCGTGAACCAGGCCTTTGAAGACGTCTACACCTTTGCTGGTGTCATAGCCAGGGTACAGCAAATGAAGGAGTCCGAAGATGACAAACAGGATGCCTTGCGTATCGCCAAGGCGCTCAAGAACTGGCAGCTGGGACGACAGGCTCGTGTGGACAGGGTGTTGGATCTGAACGACAAGCTGAACCAGAGACGTTTGCCGGATGCAGTCAAGGCTGGTAATTTTGAACCTTTTCACTTGGACTGGCTATATGGTGTGGATTTTGAGCAATTGATTGCTGAGTGGGCGAATTGA
- a CDS encoding tetratricopeptide repeat domain-containing protein has translation MPAVRRRNMGHRPSREGVATPNAAETFRNSSNTQAPATATSRLQIDSSRVVTRQKNLVFRVTGLLASQTNDALVDFICKNLLKGEEQSQSKVTASIVPSCSNNKQETVALVEFGGRVPDFLSELDANPLEDWQLYTPKADKPVTADIIAITGLDGHAYGSWRGKGNLGRMWLRHFLSKDLPYCRTMTYGYNSKLSARGIDTIMDYSRGLMEALKKIRNTEELRQRPLFFIAHSFGGIILAHCLVKAVQTNEDDHPTIATLHKATYGMLLFGIPHKGLVVDDIEKMLAGRDNHPRSALLQQIRVKSDLLENQLADFKNLVRDRKVVSFYETRQTRQLQFDSDSQRWERTGDFITKVDNDSALLQLPDFMEDKIPLDSDHSMMVKFGNRNDTGYTSALDKLQQFEQEASNVVKARFSRVQRTSTVKCGTGKTQIALEYAFQLQKTHPTVSVFWIHASSAARFRQAFASIAQKYDIPGYAEPKVDMLLLVKGWLEEKDRGEWLMIIDNADDMQLFFGQPAGTTTSPSKGKDEEHLARYLPECAHGTILITTRNKQVGVRMTKGQQPIEVLRMNEEESAQLLSQAAAFIQETSITVHKYLQLLSNSDMDIVHLLSREFETVGRDTEAPQAVAQTWMLSFQQIERQHVLASELLSLMSMLDRQDIPAEFLSHYSEQAGDGVPRGEMELTEALGILKAFSFVTEISGSFDMHRLVQLVTRKWLTSRGTISRFSTEALITVSNMYPHGEYETRTKCAAYLSHANAVLQLNGLKSKDEKESRASLLYCIADYFNFEGKWSQAEMFHTEAREIRRELLGADHLDTLNSMHSLALTYAYQGRWKEAEDLNVEVMETLKMKLGADHPYTLTSINNLALTYRKQGRWKEAEDLIMEVTKTYKIKLGADHPYTLTSMSNLASTYTYQGRWKEAEDLNMEVTKAYKIKLGADHPDTLTSMSNLASTYTYQGRWKEAEDLNMEVTKAYKIKLGADHPDTLTSMSNLASTYTYQGRWKEAEDLNVEVMETRKMKLGADHPHTLVSMYNVAFTWKNQGRHNDALVLMKTCAQTRHQVLSPMHPDTIRAQSTVEEWEI, from the exons ATGCCAGCCGTGAGACGCCGGAACATGGGCCACCGTCCATCCCGCGAGGGAGTGGCCACACCGAACGCTGCCGAGACATTTCGGAATTCATCCAATACCCAAGCGCCCGCAACTGCCACCTCTCGACTACAGATCGACTCTTCGCGGGTGGTTACTAGGCAAAAGAACCTTGTTTTTCGCGTTACTGGCCTCCTGGCCTCGCAGACGAACGATGCGTTGGTGGATTTCATCTGCAAAAACCTATTAAAGGGTGAAGAACAGTCACAATCAAAAGTCACCGCAAGCATCGTGCCATCTTGCTCCAACAATAAGCAGGAGACGGTTGCGTTAGTGGAGTTTGGCGGCAGAGTTCCCGATTTCTTGTCCGAGCTAGACGCGAACCCTCTGGAAGATTGGCAG CTCTACACCCCCAAAGCAGACAAGCCAGTTACCGCAGA TATAATCGCCATCACCGGTCTCGATGGACATGCATATGGCTCGTGGAGGGGTAAGGGAAACCTTGGGCGGATGTGGTTGCGCCATTTCCTGTCTAAAGACTTGCCCTACTGTCGCACGATGACTTATGGTTACAACTCGAAGCTCTCAGCTCGTGGAATCGACACCATTATGGACTATAGCCGGGGGCTAATGGAGGCACTCAAGAAAATCCGGAACACAGAGGAG CTAAGGCAGCGaccgctcttcttcatcgcacACAGCTTTGGCGGTATCATACTCGCTCAC TGCCTTGTAAAAGCGGTCCAAACGAACGAAGACGATCATCCAACGATTGCAACGCTCCACAAGGCTACATACGGGATGCTTCTCTTTGGGATTCCGCATAAAGGGCTAGTGGTAGATGATATTGAAAAGATGCTGGCTGGTCGAGATAACCACCCGCGGAGCGCGCTGCTTCAGCAGATCAGAGTCAAGTCTGACTTGCTAGAGAATCAGCTGGCCGATTTCAAGAATCTCGTCCGAGACCGGAAGGTTGTAAGCTTCTATGAAACAAGGCAGACTAGGCAGCTTCAATTT GACAGCGACAGCCAACGCTGGGAAAGAACTGGCGACTTCATTACCAAGGTGGACAACGACTCggcccttcttcaacttcccGATTTTATGGAGGATAAAATCCCCCTGGACTCGGATCATTCAATGATGGTCAAGTTTGGTAATAGAAATGATACGGGGTATACCAGCGCGCTGGATAAGCTTCAACAGTTTGAGCAGGAGGCTTCAAACGTGGTGAAGGCTCGCTTTT CGCGAGTCCAACGGACTTCGACTGTGAAGT GCGGGACTGG TAAAACGCAAATCGCATTGGAATATGCATTCCAGCTGCAAAAGACACACCCTACAGTTTCCGTTTTCTGGATTCATGCTAGCAGTGCCGCCCGATTTCGCCAAGCGTTCGCATCTATCGCACAAAAGTACGACATCCCTGGCTACGCGGAACCTAAGGTTGACATGCTACTATTAGTGAAAGGTtggttggaggagaaggaccgCGGAGAGTGGCTCATGATCATTGATAACGCAGATGATATGCAGCTTTTCTTTGGCCAGCCTGCGGGCACTACTACAAGCCCCAGTAAAGGGAAAGATGAGGAGCATTTGGCTCGATACCTGCCCGAATGTGCCCACGGTACAATTCTCATCACGACAAGGAACAAGCAGGTGGGAGTTAGGATGACCAAAGGACAGCAGCCGATAGAAGTGCTGCGAATGAATGAGGAGGAGTCAGCACAGCTCCTCT CTCAGGCTGCTGCGTTCATTCAAGAAACTAGCATAACAGTGCACAAATATCTTCAACTACTAAGCAATAGCGACATGGACATCGTGCACCTGCTGAGCAGGGAATTCGAGACGGTGGGGCGAGACACAGAAGCTCCTCAGGCAGTAGCACAAACATGGATGCTTTCGTTCCAGCAGATCGAGCGGCAGCACGTCTTGGCCAGCGAACTCCTCTCCTTAATGAGTATGCTCGATCGACAAGATATCCCGGCTGAGTTTTTATCACATTATAGCGAGCAAGCAGGGGACGGGGTCCCGCGAGGCGAAATGGAGCTTACAGAAGCGTTGGGAATCCTCAAGGCCTTCTCCTTCGTGACGGAGATTAGTGGCAGCTTCGATATGCATCGGCTTGTACAGCTGGTGACGCGTAAATGGCTTACTAGCCGGGGAACGATTAGTCGATTCAGCACGGAAGCACTGATTACAGTATCGAACATGTATCCCCACGGCGAATATGAAACCCGAACAAAATGCGCCGCATACCTATCACATGCAAACGCTGTGTTACAGTTAAATGGGTTGAAATCAAAAGATGAGAAGGAATCAAGGGCATCTCTTCTCTACTGTATTGCTGATTACTTCAACTTTGAGGGCAAATGGAGTCAAGCAGAGATGTTCCATACGGAAGCAAGAGAGATACGAAGAGAGTTATTAGGCGCAGATCACCTAGATACGTTAAATAGCATGCACAGCCTTGCTTTAACATATGCATACCAGGGCCGGTggaaggaggctgaggatctAAACGTGGAAGTGATGGAAACTCTCAAGATGAAGCTAGGCGCAGATCATCCATATACACTGACCAGCATAAACAACCTTGCATTAACATACAGGAAACAGGGCCGATggaaggaggctgaggatctAATCATGGAAGTGACAAAGACTTACAAAATAAAGCTAGGAGCAGATCATCCATATACACTGACTAGCATGAGCAACCTTGCATCAACATACACCTACCAGGGCCGATGGAAGGAGGCCGAGGATCTAAACATGGAAGTGACAAAGGCTTACAAAATAAAGCTAGGAGCAGATCATCCAGATACACTGACTAGCATGAGCAACCTTGCATCAACATACACCTACCAGGGCCGATGGAAGGAGGCCGAGGATCTAAACATGGAAGTGACAAAGGCTTACAAAATAAAGCTAGGAGCAGATCATCCAGATACACTGACTAGCATGAGCAACCTTGCATCAACATACACCTACCAGGGCCGATGGAAGGAGGCCGAGGATCTAAACGTGGAAGTGATGGAAACTCGCAAGATGAAGCTAGGCGCAGATCATCCACATACACTGGTCAGCATGTATAATGTGGCCTTTACGTGGAAAAACCAAGGTCGACATAATGATGCCCTAGTTTTAATGAAGACCTGTGCGCAAACTCGACATCAAGTCCTAAGTCCGATGCATCCTGATACAATCCGGGCTCAATCAACAGTAGAAGAGTGGGAGATTTAG